aTCCCAGTAGagaggctggtgaagggtgaataaagtatctctctgtctcagaccatcccagtagaggctggtgaagggtgaataaagtatctctctgtctcagaccatcccagtagaggctggtgaagggtgaataaagtatctctctgtctcagaccatcccagtagaggctggtgaagggtgaataaagtatctctctgtctctgtctcagatcATCCCAGTAGAGAGGCTGGTGAAGGGGAGGTTTCAGGATAACTTTGAGTTCATCCAGTGGTTTAAGAAGTTTTTTGATGCCAACTACGATGGGAAGGAGTATGACCCTGTGGCCACACGCCAGGGGCAGGAGGGCGCCCCCTCACCCAACCCAGGTACAAACACACCCTCTTATCATATCACCTCCTCTGCTACATCAACATCCCCTCACCCAGCCCAGGTACACACCTCCTCTGCTACATCATCATGTCCTCACCCAGCCACGGTACACACCTCCTCtgctacatcatcatcatcatgtcctCACCCAGCCCAGGTACACCACCTCCTCtgctacatcatcatcatcatgtcctCACCCAGCCCAGGTACACACCCCCTCTGCTACATCATCATGTCCTCACCCAGCCCAGGTACACACCCCCTCTGCTACATCATCATGTCCTCACCCAACCCAGGTACACACCTCCTCTGCTACATCATCATGTCCTCACCCAGCCCAGGTACACACCCCCTCTGCTACATCATCATGTCCTCACCCAACCCAGGTACACACCTCCTCTGCTACATCATCATCATGTCCTCACCCAGCCCAGGTACACACCTCCTCTGCTACATCATCATGTCCTCAGCCAGCCCAGGTACACACCTCCTCTGCTACATCATCATGTCCTCACCCAGCCCAGGTACACACCTCCTCcgctacatcatcatcatcatgtcctCAGCCAGCCCAGGTACACACCTCCTCTGCTACATCATCATGTCCTCACCCAGCCCAGGTACACACCTCCTCCGCTACATCATTATCATCATGTCCTCACCCAGCCCAGGTACACACCTCCTCTGCTACATCATCATGTCCTCACCCAGCCCAGGTACACACCTCCTCTGCTACATCATCATGTCCTCAGCCAGCCCAGGTACACACCTCCTCTGCTACATCATCATGTCCTCACCCAGCCCAGGTACACACCTCCTCcgctacatcatcatcatcatgtcctCAGCCAGCCCAGGTACACACCTCCTCTGCTACATCATCATGTCCTCACCCAGCCCAGGTACACACCTCCTCcgctacatcatcatcatcatgtcctCACCCAGCCCAGGTACACACCTCCTCTGCTACATCATCATGTCCTCACCCAGCCCAGGTACACACCTCCTCTGCTACATCATCATGTCTGCTCACCAGGTCATCTCATTTCCACTCACCCAAatgaccctcctcttcctccaccccatGTAAAAGTGATCCATCCTGCCTGTGTTCATGTGCTGCTATAAAGGGTTTTGACTTTGTTTTCTCCCTCTACGGTATAAAACAGGTGCTTTGTTTTCCTGTGTTTGTTTGAACTTTTGGCAAAAAAAATTTCAGGTTATTATAGTAGAACTGATGTAGGTAGCTGTTGATTGGGTGCTAGTGAGAGTGGTTAAGATTGGTTGTGTGTCCAGGCCCCCAGAGGACGTCTCCCACGGCGACCAAGACATTCCACGCCCCCCCGAGGCAGATACAGTCCGCCCCCATCCGCAGGGCGACGCCCACCAGAGCGTCAGACGCTGAGATACTACAACTGAAccagcaggtacacacacacacacacacacacacacacacacacacacacacacacacacacacacacacacacacacacacacacacacacacacacacacacacacacacacacacagaaatacaaacatGAAAATAAGAATTCTTATCAAATAAGTACCTAATTTATTCTCTCTATATTTTTATTTCTAAATgtttgatatacagtgccttcgggaaagtgttatgttacatccttattcttaaaatgtatttaaaaaaaaaaattaaatcctcaatctacacacaatactccataatgacaaagtgaaaactgttttttagaaaatgtattaaaaatgcaaaacagaaataacttatttacataaatattcagaccctttactatgagacttgaaattgatctcaggtgcatcctgtttccattgatcatccttgagatgtttctacaacttggttggagtccacctgtggtaaattcaattgattggacatgatttggaaaggcacagacctgtcttaaatggaagaggtttggaaacaccaagactcttcttagagctggcctcccaggccaaactgagggccttggtcagggaggtcctgcagcactccactaatcaggcctttatggtagagtggccagactaaagccgctcctcagtaaaaggcacatgacagcccacttggagttttccaaaaggcgcacctaaacatttacattacatttacatttaagtcatttagcagacgctcttatccagagcgacttacaaattggtgcattcaccttatgacatccagtggaacagtcactttacaatagtgcatctaaatcttaaaggggggtgagagggattacttatcctgtcctaggtattccttaaagaggtggggtttcaggtgtctccggaaggtggtgattgactccgctgtcctggcgtc
The DNA window shown above is from Oncorhynchus gorbuscha isolate QuinsamMale2020 ecotype Even-year unplaced genomic scaffold, OgorEven_v1.0 Un_scaffold_1406, whole genome shotgun sequence and carries:
- the LOC124022732 gene encoding microtubule-associated protein RP/EB family member 3-like, translated to ISLSLSQIIPVERLVKGRFQDNFEFIQWFKKFFDANYDGKEYDPVATRQGQEGAPSPNPGPQRTSPTATKTFHAPPRQIQSAPIRRATPTRASDAEILQLNQQMLDLKLTVDGLEKERDFYFSKLRDIELICQENETNTSPTLSKIMDILYATEGEVDLLSQLT